The genomic DNA CTCCTTCTCGAAGATGAATACCCGGCCGCCGAGCGGCTGCAGCGGCTGCTGGCCCAGGCGGCGCCCACGGCGCAGGTGCTGGCCGTGCTCGACACGGTGGCCGGCGCGCTGGCCTGGCTCGACAGCCACCCCGCGCCCGACCTCATCCTCAGCGATATTCAGCTGGCCGATGGCCTCAGCCTCGACATATTTGCCCAAACGCTGGTGCGCAGCCCGGTCATCTTCACCACCGCCTACGACCAGTACGCGCTGCAAGCCTTCCGGGCCAATGGCATCGATTATTTGCTGAAGCCCCTCAAGCTGGCCGACTTACAGGCCGCTTTGAGAAAGTTAAGAGTTAGGAGTTCAGCGTTAAGAATTGGGTCAGAAAGCCCATCTGAATTAACTCCTAACGCTGAGCTCCTAACTCTTAACTCCCCCCTGGAGCGCCTGCTCGATGCCCTGCCCCGGCCCCAGCAGCCGTACAAGACGCGGTTTCTGGTGCGGCAGGGCGAAACGCTGCTGCCCCTGCCCGCCGCCGAAGCAGCCTGGTTTCAGAGCCGCCACGAAACCACCACGCTCGCCACCCACGACGGCCGCCGCTTCGTGGTCGAGTACACCCTGGAGCAGCTGGAGAAGCTACTCGACCCGGCCCACTTCTTCCGGCTCAATCGCCAGCTGCTGGCTCAGTTGCCGGCCGTGCGCCGGCTGGTGCCCCACTTCGGCGGCAAGCTGCTGGTGGAGCTGAGCCCCGCCCCTACCGACGAAATTCTGGTGAGCAAGGAGAAAACCAGCGCCGTGAAGAGCTGGCTGGAGGGGTAGGCACGGGCTCATTTTTTACGTATCTTGGGGCCTGACCCTAGCTTAATTATGGACGCTATCAAACTAAAAACCGCCGTGCTGGACCGCCTCACCGACGCGGAGTTCTTCGAGTTTTGCCAGGACCACCGCGACCTGCGCATCGAGCGCGATACCAACCACCAAATCACGATTATGCCCCCCGCCAGCTCCGAAACCGGCTCTACCAATAGTGAAATCTCGCGCCAACTGGCCAACTGGAATGTTGAGCACGAGTTGGGCATCACCTTCGACTCGTCGGCTGGCTTCACGCTTTCGACCGGGGCCATGCTCTCGCCCGATGCCAGCTGGATTGCGCGGGCTCGCTGGGATGCCCTTAGTGCCGACGAACGGCGGGGCTTCGCCCGCATCTGCCCCGATTTCGTGGCCGAATTGCTCTCGCCTTCCGACCGCCTCACCGACACCATGCGCAAGATGGAGCACTGGCTCGAAGCCGGCGCCCGGCTGGGCTGGCTGCTCGTGCCGGCCAGCGAATCGGTGTACGTTTTTGAGCCCGGCCAGCCCGTGCGGCCCCTGGTGGGTTTCGACCAACTCTTAAGCGGTGAGCCGGTGCTACCCGGCTTTGCGCTGGAATTGAAGAGATTACGCAAAGCAGCGTAAGCTTTAGCTCGCCGCAGCATTCGGCTCCCTACCCGCCCATTTTTATTCCTACCCCTATCTATCGAGCCAGCTTTTGAAGACGCTTACTTTTTCGCGGCTCACCAGCACGGGGCCTTCGCTCGCGGGTGGGACGGGCTTGAGGATGGTTTGCAGGCGCGAGTTGGTGTAGTGAATGATGTCGGCGATGGCGGACTGTTGCGCCAGGAAGGCCCGGTTGAGGCGGAAGAACCGGGCCGGGTCGAGCAGGCTTTCGAGCTGCTCCATCGTGTAGTCAACCACGTACTTACGGCCGTCGGTGCTTTGCAGCAGGGTAGTCTTTTCGAGGCTGAAAAAGTAGGCGGCCTGCTCCACGGGTACCACTTTGAGGTGCTCGCCCACGCGCACCACGAACTGCGTTTTGTAGCTGGCCGTGGGCGCGGGCTGGCGCAATTGCTGAAGGAGCGCCGCCAATGTCGCGGCATCCAGGCCGGGTACATCGGCGAGTTTTGTGCTGGAAACCGAACTTTTTATACTAAAATCCGGGGTTTGAGCGGCAGATGCGCCCAGTCGCCGCGTCAGCTTGTCCACCGCGCCGCGCAATTCTCCCTCGTCAATGGGTTTGAGCAGGTAATCAACGCTGTTGACCTTGAAGGCGCGCAGGGCATACTGGTCGTAGGCGGTGGTGAAGATGACGGGGCAGGTGATTGGCACTTGCTCGAATAGCTCAAAGCTGAGCCCATCGGCCAGGTGAATATCGAGAAAGAGCACGTCGGGCGCGGGGCTGGCTTGCAGCAGGGCCACGGCCTGCGCCACCGACTCGGCCGGCCCGAGTATCTCAAACGGCACGGCTTGCTTGTGCAGCAGATTGGAGAGGCGGCGGGCGGCCAGCGGCTCATCTTCCACGAGTAAGGCTCGGAGCATGGGGTAGGCTTGATGGTTGGGTAACTAGCTGAATCAGTTGTCATTGCGAGCGAAGCGAAGCAATCGCACCAGAACAAAATCGTGCGAGTGCCGTGCGGGTGCGATTGCCTCGCAAGCTCGCAATGACAGACGATTTTACTTCTCAATTGGCCGCATCCACGCTGTCGCGCAGCTGCCGCACGCGCCGGTTGAGCGCGGTGCTTTGACACACGACCGAGCTGTAGGCCCGCAGCGCCACGTCGCCCTCGGCGGCCAGCGCCAGCCGCCAGATGATGGCGCGGCTGTGCAGATGCCACGCCGACGCCAGCTCCGGCCGCAGGCGCACCATCACCGTAGTTTCTATCAGGGGGTTAAACGTCTGTTTATCAACAATAACTGGCCGCATCTGCCGCAACGCCCGCAGCAGCGGGGCAATGGCGGCGGCCGTGCGCAGCTGAAACGGGCGGGCTGGTCGCCCGCGCCGGTCGGGCAGCAGGGGGTAGCAGGTGATGCTTTCCACGTCGGCGGGGCGGGCCTGCCGCAGCGCCCCAGCCACGTCGGGGTAGGCATCGGGGGTAGCGGCCCAGCTGGTGAACAGCCAAATCAGGCCCACTAGCAGCGCGGTGGCCAACCCTAGCAGCGCATACGTCCTTTCTTTTACCATGCTACACAGCCCCGCGCTTACAGCGCCAGCAGCGGCAAAGTAACCACGAACTCGCCGCCCACCGGCCCGGCCGCCACCGGCCGCGGGGTGAGAAAGCCGTAGCGGGCGCGCAGGTTGGCCAGGCCGCGGCCCGAGGCTTCGTTGGCGGGCAGGCGGCGGGGGCGCAGCGTGTTGCGCACGGTGAGGGTCGCGGCGGCGGCATCCACGGTCACGCGCAGGCGCAGCGGGTCGGCCTGGTAGGCAGCGTTGTGCTTGAGGGCGTTTTCGAGCAGCAGCTGCAAGGCCAGCGGCGGCAGGTAGAAGTTGGGGCCTGGTGCCTGGGGCTTGGTGCTTGGGATAGTGAATTCGACTTGCAGGGCTTCGTCGAGGCGGGTTTTCTGCAGAAAAACGTAGGCCTCGGCAAATTGCAATTCTTCCGCCAGCGGCACCAGCTCCTGGCTCTGGCTGTCGAGCACGTAGCGGTACACGCTGCTGAGCTGGCGGATGAAGCGCACGGCGCGGGCCGGGTCGTTTTCTTCTACTAACGAGGTGAGGGCGTTGAGTGAGTTGAAGAGAAAATGCGGGTCCACCTGCCGGCGCAAGGAGTCGAGGCGGGCCACGGCCGATTCTTTTTCCAGCCGCTCGGCCCGCACGGTGGCCTCGCGCCAGGCCAGCAAAAACGAGCGCGAGTGCATAAAGAGCGAGATAATCACCGTCATCAGCAGCGAAAAGGCCGACTCGGACCAGAAGCGGTGCCGCAAGGAGTAGCCCAGCGCGCGGTGGCTAAGCAACATGGAGAAACTCTCCCGCACCACCACTATCACCAGCAGCGAGGCCAGAAACGAAAAACCCACCGTGACCAGCAGCCGCCGCATGGGCTGTTCGCTCCAGCCGGTGCGCACGTTGAGCAGGTCGGCGGTGTAGGCGTTGGCAAACCACAGCCCCGCCGCGAAGCTGAAGGCAATGACCACCGAAATGGCGTAGCTCTTCGGGTCGCGCCAGGGCGGCGGCGCAAACATGGCCGCCGTGCCGAAGCTGGCCAGCACTATCCAGCCCAGCACCCGCCCAAAGGCCCGCACCTGCGAGCGCTCCACCGTGGTGACCCAGGGCGTGCCGGCCGGGGCCGGGTCGGCGTAGGGCGGGGCAGCGGGGGCGGGCGGCAAAAAGGAGGGCACGGCAGGCAGCTAAAAGAATGAGGAGGCCATAAAAATAACGCTTGCCGGGGCGAAGCGGCCCGGCGAGGGGGGGGGGTAGGCGGCTACTTGCTGGTGGCCGTGGCCGCTATCTCGTATTTTTTGAGGCGGCCCAGCACCTGGCTTTGGCCCCAGTTAGGCGCGAGCGGCCCGGCCGGCTGGAAGGCGACAAACCGGGCTTTGGCCTCCTCATAAAGTGGCTTGGCAGCCTCGGCCCCGCCCCCAAACATACTTGGTGTGTAGTACACGTTGTTGGCCCCCACCAGGTAGGGGCGCGGGTTAGCGGGGTTCTGCGCTTTGGCCTGGGCCACGGCTTCGGTTACCAGGCGCGAATATTTCGCGCTGCGCGGCATGGGCGCGATGCCCAGCCGGGCCTGGTACGCGTAGGCTTGCAGCGTTAGCAGCTCGCTTTCGTCGCTCTGCAGCAGGTGGGCCTGGGCCAGCGCGGCCTCGGCCTGGTCGAGGGTTTTGTCCTTGGCATCGCCGTTTTCTTTGCTTTGGAAAACGTTGATGACCAAGGCATACGCCTGGTAGTAGCGCGGCAGCCAGTCGGCGGGGGCCACGGTGGCGGCGCGCTCCAGCTTGGCGGCCAGGGCTTTTAGCTCGGCCGGGTCGCCGGTGCTCATCACCTGCGTAATGGTCGCGCCCAGCAGTTCGGCGTAGCCGGCAGGGGTAGGGGCCGCGGTGGCCACCGGAGCGGGCAAAACCGGGGCGGCGGCGGGCGTCGTTTGGGCGAGGGCGGCCAGGCTAGCGGCGGCGAGGGCGAGGGTAAGCAGCGACTTTTTCATGACTCAGAAAGGGGGCAAGGTGGTTGGTGGTGGAGAATGCGTCAAAGGTGCCGCCGCCCGCCCGCCGCCAAAAATGCCCGTTGCCGAAGCGTGCGGAGCGCCCCCCGAAACCGCCGAAACGCGCGCGGAAGCGTTAGCCGCCGCGCCGGGCCGCCGCCTGGCCTATACTTTTGCCTACCCCTGCCTGGCCAGCCAGGCGCTTGCTCATCGCCCTCCAAACAGCCCCAACTCTTCACCTTAACTCATGCAGGCTCAGCTACTTTCCAATCCCTACCCCCCTACCCTCAGCCCCAAGCCGCACTACGCCATTCTGGACGGCCTGCGGGGCGTGGCCGCGCTGGTGGTGGTGGCGTTTCACCTGGGCGAGGCGCACGCCACGAGCTACCTCGACCAGGTTATTAACCACGGCTACCTGGCGGTCGATTTCTTCTTTCTGCTCTCGGGCTTCGTCATTGGCTACGCCTATGATGACCGCTGGAGCCGCCTCACGCTCAAGGGGTTCGTGCGGGCCCGGCTCATCCGGCTCCAGCCGATGGTGGTGCTGGGCATGGTCGTCGGGGCCCTGTGCTTCTACTTTCAGGCGGGGCCGCTGTGGCCGGGCATCGCGCAGGTGCCGGTCTGGAAAATGCTGCTGGTCATGCTCATCGGGTTTACGCTGCTACCGGTGCCGGTTTCGCTCGACATTCGGGGCTGGCAAGAAATGCACCCGCTCAACGGGCCGGGCTGGTCGCTGTTTTTCGAATATATCGCCAACCTGCTGTACGCGCTCGGCGTGCGCAAGCTTTCCAACGCCGCGCTGGCGGGGCTGGTGGCGCTGGCGGGCGCGGCCCTCGTGCAGCTGGCCGTGACCAGCCCCGACGGCGACGTGGTGGGCGGCTGGTCGCTCACCAGCCTCCAGCTGCGCATCGGGTTCACGCGGATGCTGTACCCGTTTTTCGCGGGGCTGCTGCTGTCGCGCGTGGCGGGCCTGGGCCGCGTCAAAAACGCCTTCAGCTGGTGCAGCCTGCTGCTGGTGCTGGTGCTGGCCTGGCCACGCGTGGGCGGGTCCACTCATTTGTGGGCCAATGGCTTATACGATTCGCTCAGCATCATTTTTGTCTTTCCGCTGCTGGTGTGGATCGGGGCCAGCGGGCACATTGCCAGCGCCGGGGCCGCCCGGCTGAGCAAGTTTTTCGGCGACATTTCCTACCCCCTCTACATTACCCATTACCCGCTCATCTATATTTACACGGGCTGGGTGAGCGCCCACAAACTATCCGGCCAGCAGGGCTGGCCGGTGGCCGTGCTCACGTTCGGGGCCGCCGTCGCGCTCGCCTATGTTAGTTTGAAATTCTATGACGAGCCCGTGCGGAGGTGGTTGAAAAAGCGGCTGCCCGCCACGAGTTGAAGACTATTAAAGCTGCTTAGGAAGCAAGAAAAGTCACCTAAGTGTCATTCCGAGCTTGCCGAGGAATCTCGCCCGCATCTTTCGGGCCTCGTTCGGGCCTTGTTCAATGATGCGAGCGAGATTCCTCGGCAAGCTCGGAATGACGTTCTATCTATTTCCTAGACAACGCCCTTAGTCCGGGGCTACTGACGTGTCGCCGGGCGTCTTTTTATTAATCGAAATAAGCAACGCGGCCACCACCATTTGCGGCGTCAGCGAGCGCACCGGCACGGCGGCGTACTGGCCGCTGGCGTCGAGCGCGGCGGCGTACCGGTAGCCGTAGAGGTTGTCGCGGCCCAGCACGTTGGTCACGGCCAGGTGCATGATGGTGAACTGCCCGGCCAGGTGCGTGAGGTAGCTCAGGCTAAGGTCGAGCTGCTGAAAGCCGGGCGTGCGGCCCTGGTTGTAGCCGGGCTGGTTGGGGTCGTAGTAGGCGCGCGGGCTGCCGTAGCTGAGCGTGCCACTGAGCTGAAGGTGCTGTTTCTCAAACCAATACTTGCCCACCAGGCTCAGGCTGTGGCTGGCGGCAAAGGTGGGCACGGCCGGCGCAAGGTCGCCGCGAAACTGCCGGCGGGTGTCGAGCAGGCCGTAGCTCACCCAATAATCTACCTTTTTGAAGGTCTGGTAGCGGTCGCGCCAAAACACGTCCAGGCCCCGCGCGTAGCCGCGGCCGCTGTTGGCGTAGGCGCTGGCGTTGAGCGGGTTATAGCCGTCGAAGCGCACCAGCTTTTGGTAGTCCTTATAATAGAGCTCGGCGTGCAGGGTGCGGGCGGCCGTGGTGCGCTGGTAGCTGAGGATGTAGTGGGCGGCCTGCTCGAAGCCCAGCCGGGGCTGCACGCGCAGCAGGTCGTTGGTAGGGTTTTGGTAAAATAGCCCGCCGATGGCCGAGAGCTGGCCGCTGGCCCCCAGCTGCCAGGCCAGGGCCAGGCGCGGGGCCAGGCTGGCCCGGCCGAGCAGCGCCGAGTACTCGCCCCGCAGCCCTACCCTCCCCGTGAGGCGCGGGGCCAGGCTCAGGTCGCTTTCGCCAAAAACGGCGGTGCGCTTTTCAAGAAAGCCGGGCGTGTAAACGGGCGCATCGGGCGTGGCCTGGTAGCGCAGGTCGTAGCGCTGGGCGGTGGTTTCGGCCCCCAGCTTGAGATTAAACCAGGTGCTGGCCGAGTCGTTGGTGAGCACCAGGCGGGCGGTGGCGGTTTGCTCGCGCTCGTCAATAGTCTGCGGCTCGGGGCGCACGTCGTTGTGCTCGCGGGCCAGGGCCAGGCCGGTGTTCAGGCTCCAGCCGGCGCGCAGGGCGGTGCGGTAGGTGGCGTTGAGGTAGGCGTTGTCGTTGCGCAGGCCGGTGAGGCGGCCGGTGGCGGCGTAGGCGGCCTCGGGGTCGGGCTGGCGGGTGGCTACCTGCTGGGCGGCGTAGGTGGCGTATATTTTCAACATGCCATACTGGCCGGTGCGGTGGGCCAGGCGCACGGCTCCGCCCAGGCTGCGCGGAGCTTCTTCCCAACGCTGGTCAGGCGCGGTGAGGCCGAAATACGGGGCCAGGTTGGTGTAGTCCACGTTGGCCGACACGGAGGTGCGCGCCCAGCGCTGCGTGCGGCTCAGGCTGCCGCCCACGCTCAGCAGCGAAATGCCGGTCTGGGTTTCGGGGGCCAGGTCCACCGAGTTCAGGCCCACCACCGCGCTCAACGCCTGCCCGTATTCGGCCGAGTAGCCGCCGGTGCTGAAAAGCGTGCCCTTAAAGAGGGTCGGCGAAAACCGGCCCCGCGCCGGCACGCCGCTCACGGCCCCGCCGTAGGGGCTTTGCACGGGCAGGCCGTCGAGGTAGATGCGGGTTTCGGAAGCCGCCCCGCCGCGCACGAACAGCTTACCCTCCTCGCCCACCCGCGTGGTGCCGGGCAGGGTGTTGAGGGCGGCGGCGATGTCAGCGTTGGCCCCGGCCGTGGTCAGAATATCGAGCGGCTTGAACACCGCCGCCCGCCGCTCGTCGCTGGCCTCGAAGGCCCCGCCCGTAATCACGACCGCGCCCAGCGAAGCCCGGCTCGCGCGCAGCCGGCGGGGGGGTAGGGCCAGCAATCCGCCCGGCAGGGCCAGCGGCGTTTCCTGCATTTCGTAGCCAATGAGCGTAGCCACGAGCGGTAGCGTGCCCGTGGCCGTCGTGCTAAAATCGAATTGTCCCAGCGAGTCGGTCGTCGCGCCGTCGAAGGTCGTTTTCAGAAACACGTTGGCACCCGGCAGCGGGCGGCCCGCCGCGTCGAGCACGGTGCCGCTGAGGCGCGTGGCGGCCGGCACTGGGGCTTGGGCCGCAACCGGGGGGGTAGGGACCTGGGCCAACGCCCCGGCGGCGGGGCCGAAACTGAGCAGGGCGGCGAGGAGCGAGTTTTTCATGGGGCCGGGGATAGCAAAAGCGATGGCCCAAAGGTGCCCGCCCCGGCCGGGGTCCTTCAACTAAAAGCTGCCGAAACCGCCAAACCCGCCGCTGAACCGTAGGCAATCGCGCCAGCCGAACAAGCGGGCTATTGGCTTTCTAGCCGGCTGTCCGCTTGTCGTCAGAACAAACGGCGCGAACGACGAGCGGACAGCCGGCCAAAAAGCCGGCAGCCCGCCCATCGTTCCAGTCAAGTAGTCCGAAAGCGCGCCGGCCGCTATTCAAGCAGCTTTCGCGGCCCGCTTAAATGATTTCCAAAGTCTGACTCCCCGGTGTCTTTTTGTGGCTTACGGCAGCATTTGGGGCGGGCTGAAAACGGGTAATTTTTTCAGGCAAATTTCTTATTTACAACTACTTAACTATCAATTCTGTCCTACCTCCTCCAGCTAGCCCAGCCGCCCCAGGGCGGGCAAAACAGCGCGCCGTAAAGTCTGACGCGGGCAACTATCGATTAGCTTCTTGGTGAGTTGAAAACGCACCTTTGGGCCACCTCCCCGCCGCGACCGTCGCGGCCGGGTTTTCCGCCCCTCGCCATGCATCCCAATTTCGCCGAGCGCCTGTTTTCGAGCCTGCTGGCCGACCCGGCGCGCACCGTGCTGCGCTGGCCCGACCCGCGCCCCGGTGCCTCAGCCACCACCCTGAGCGGGGCCGAGCTGCTGGGCCGGGTGCGCGCCTGGCAGCAGGCCCTGGAACGCGCCGGCCCCCTACCCCCCGGCGCGCCCGTGCTGCTGGCCCAGCCCGGCAGCCCCGAGCTGGTGGCGGCCCTGCTGGCAGTGCTGGGTCTGGGCGCGGTGCCGGTGCTGCCCCCCGCCGGCGCCACTGCCCGCCAGCTGCTGGCGCTGCTGCGCGCCGAGCGCATTGGGCACGTGGCCACTACGCCCGGCGCCCGGTGCTGGCTGGCCGGGCCGGGCCGCCTGCTGGGCTGCCGCTGCGTGGCCGCCGCGCCCGCTGCGGGCGAACTAGTTGGCCCGCCCCTACCCCCCCTGCTGCGGCCGGTGCCGCCGGGCCAGGCGGCACTGGTGTCGCACAGCTCGGGGTCGGCTTCGGGGCGGCCCACGGCGGTGCGGCGCAGCCACGCGGTGTTGCAGCAGCAGCACGAGGCGCTGCGGCGGCAGTTTCCGCCGTGGGCGGGGCAGCGCGATTTTCCGCTCTTTCCCAACGTCATTCTGCACAACCTGGCGGTGGGTGCGCTCAGCGTGGTGCCCGACCTGGCACGCGGCCTGGCGCGGCTGGCCCCCGGCCGCGTGCTGGCCCAGCTGGCAGCCGAGCAAGTGCAAACCCTCACCGGCAACGTCTTTTATTTCAATGCCTTGCTGACTGAATTGCACCGGCAACCGGCTACTTTCCCGGCGGTGCGGGCGCTGGGCGTGGGCGGCTCGCCGGTGCCCGAGCAGCTGCTGGCGGCCCTGCGGCCGTGGTTCCCCAGGGCCACGCTGCACGTCATCTACGGAGCCTCCGAGGCCGAGCCCATCGCGGTGCGAAATGTGGTTGATACTGTGCTCGACCCGCGCCGGGGCTACTGCGTGGGGCCGCCCGTGGCGGGGCTGCGCGTGCGGCTGCGGCAGCCCGCGCCGGTGTGGCTGCCCGCCCCTACCCCCCCGCTGCCGGGCGGCCCACTCCCCACGCCGGTGGCGGGCGAAATTCTGGTGGCTGGCCCCCACGTGGCCCGGCCCACCGGCGCGCCCGAATACCTGGCCACCGGCGACTACGGCTACTTCGACGCGGCGGGGCAATTGTGGCTGGTGGGCCGGCGCGGGGCGGCCGGCCTGGTGCGCGGCGTGGGCCACTACCAGCTGGAGCACTACCTGCGCCAGCTACCCGGCGTGGCCCAGGTGGCGGCCCGCCCGCTGGCCCACGGCGGGCAGTTTGAGCTGTTCGTGGTGGGTAGCCGGCCGGCCGCTGCGCTGCGCGACGCCGTGGCCGAGGCCTTTGGCGAGGGCCTGCTGGGGCCGGTGCGCTACCGCCCCCGGCTGCCGGTCGATGGCCGGCATCTTTCTAAAATTCGCTACGACTTGTTGGGTTGATTTTTAATTAGTTGTCATTAATAGCGCAGCGCCGCAATCCTTCCTTAGCTATTTGCGCAGTCTGTCCTTGCGAGCGCAGCAATCGCCCCCGAATGATGGACGAACGAGCTAGCGGAACGAGCGGCGCAGGTGTCGTTCTGGGGCGATTGCCGCGCTGCGCTCGCAAGGACAAAAGCCTCCTACCCCCTCCCACCCTCCTACCCCCGCTATGCACTCCGAATTTGCCCAGATTCCGCTCGACCGCCTGCGCTACGGCCTGGTGTGGGAAAGCGCCGCAACGCTGTACGAGGCCCTCGACTTGCAGCCCGACGACCACGCACTCATCATCACCTCGGCGGGCTGCAATGTCCTCAACGCCCTGCTGGCCGGCCCGGCGCGCGTCACGGCCATCGACCTGAACCCAGTGCAAAACCACCTGCTGCGCCTCAAGCTGCACGTCATTGCCCACCACCCGCCGGCCGTGCTGCGCGGCCTGCTGGGCCTCGATGGGCCGGCCGCCGTGGCCGCCGCCGGGGTGGCCCTGCGCGCCACCCTACCCCCCGCCGAGGGCGCAACGCTGGCCGAATGCCTGCGCCAGCACCCGCGCGGCCTGCTGCTGGCCGGGCAGCTCGAAGGCTACGTCACGGGCTTCGTGCCCAGCCTGCCAGCCGAGTGGCAGCATCGCCTGAACGGACTACTGGCTTGTGAATCAATCCGTCAGCAGCAGGCTTATTTCGCGGGCGAGCTGGACCAGCCGGCGTTTCGGCGGGCATTTGTTGCTTATTTCGACGCGACTAATTTGAGCCGGGGGCGCGACCCGCGCCTGTTTCGCTATGCCACCGACGCGGGCGGGGCTACTTTTTACGAGCGGCTGCGGCAGCACCTGGGCCGGCAGCTGGCCCGCGACAATTTCTTCCTGCGCTTCTTTTTCTTCGGCCCCGAGGGCCTGCCCGAACACCTCCTACCCCCCTGCTACCAGGCGGCCCACCACGCCACCCTGCGCGCCCACCTGCCCCGGCTGCGGCTGCGCACGGGCGAGGCCACGGAGTTTCTGCTGTCGGCGGCGGGGCAGCGCGTGAGCAAGGCGAGCTTATCTAATATTTTTGAATACGTGAGCCCCGCCGAGTTTGCGCGGGTGAGCGCGGCCCTGGCGGCCCGGCCCGCGCCGGCCCGGCCCCTGCGCGCCGTGTTCTGGAACCTGCTGCAAGCCCAGGCTCCCCTGCGCACGGCCGCCGTGCCGCTGCTGGCCGCTGCCTCGGCCCACCTCAGCGCGCGCGATGCCTGCTTCTATTTCGGCGGCGTGCGGGTGCTGGAATATCCCGCGCCGGTTGGCGAAGTGAGCAAAATGGAGTGTCGTGGCGAGTTGGCTTGGCGTTAGAATCGTCCGTCATTGCGAGCGCAGCGAAGCAATCGCACTCGAACGACACCCGCGCCGGTCGTTCAGCCATCGTTCTGGAGCGATTGCCGCACTGCGCTCGCAATGACAAACGTCTTTAGGTAAATTCTTAACTCTAAATTCTTAACTCTTAACTCCCTACCCCATGCTCACGCCCGCCTTTACCCAAAAGCTGCTGCGCCAACACGCCCCCGCCCAGGCCGCCGAGGTGCGGGCCGTGCGCCCGCGCGCGCTCGACAGCTCGGCCAGCATTCTGGCCAACCTCACGGCGGGGCGCACGGCCCGGCCAGTGGGCCTGTTTGGGCTCGATGCGGAACTGCGCACGGCCGGCACCGGCTGGCGCACCGAGCGGCTGGTGCTCAAGGCCAAGCCGCCGGGCCGCGCCATCTGCCAGATGCTCACGGGCCTGGCCCAGGCCTGCGACGGCGCGCTGGCCGAGGTGTATCCGGCCTTCGAGCTGCGCACCGGCTTTGCCGATACGCACTGGCGCGAGCTGGCCGTGTACGCGCCGCCCGCCCCCGGCGCGGCCCCCGCGCCGCTGCTGCCCACCGTGTGGGCCACCCACGCCGACGAGCTCGCCGAAAGCTACCTGCTGCTACTCGAAGACCTCAGCCAGCACGAGTTGCTGAACTCGGCCCCTACCCCCGACCTGTGGACCGATGCCCACCTGCGCGCCGCCCTGCGCCAGCTGGCCGCCTGGCACGCCCGCCACCTGGTGGCCGCCGCCGCCGCGCCACCCGCCGCCGCGCCGTGGCCCGAGCTGCTGCCCCTCTGGGAAGCCCTGCTGGCGAACGCCGCCGCGCGGCTGCCGGCGCTCTACCCCCCGGCGCGGGTGCGGCAGCTGCGCGGGCTGCTCGGCACGGCCGCCGCCAACTGGGCCACCGTGCAGCGACTCCCCAAAACGCTCATTCACAACGACCTGAACCCACGCAACACCTGCTTCGAGCGGCGGCCCGACGGCGCGTTGCGCTTCGTGGCCTACGACTGGGAGCTGGCCACCTGGCACCTGCCCCAGTATGATGTGGTGGAGCTGCTGAGCTTCGTGCTGCGGCCCGCCCGCTACGAGCAGCGCGCTGCCTATATGGAGTTTTATCGCCAGGAATTAGACGCGCTGACCGGCCAGTTTGCCGACCGCGCCGCCTTCGCCGAAGGCTACCGGCTGGCGGCCCTGGAGTTTGGCCTGCACCGGCTCGGGCTCTACGGCATGGCGCATTCGCTCAGCCCCTACCCCTTTCTGCCGGGGGTTATTGCTAGTTATTTTGATGGGTTGACTTTGTGAATTGGGACTTACGCAAAATCGTTTGTCATTGCGAGC from Hymenobacter psoromatis includes the following:
- a CDS encoding acyltransferase, translated to MQAQLLSNPYPPTLSPKPHYAILDGLRGVAALVVVAFHLGEAHATSYLDQVINHGYLAVDFFFLLSGFVIGYAYDDRWSRLTLKGFVRARLIRLQPMVVLGMVVGALCFYFQAGPLWPGIAQVPVWKMLLVMLIGFTLLPVPVSLDIRGWQEMHPLNGPGWSLFFEYIANLLYALGVRKLSNAALAGLVALAGAALVQLAVTSPDGDVVGGWSLTSLQLRIGFTRMLYPFFAGLLLSRVAGLGRVKNAFSWCSLLLVLVLAWPRVGGSTHLWANGLYDSLSIIFVFPLLVWIGASGHIASAGAARLSKFFGDISYPLYITHYPLIYIYTGWVSAHKLSGQQGWPVAVLTFGAAVALAYVSLKFYDEPVRRWLKKRLPATS